The Pyrus communis chromosome 14, drPyrComm1.1, whole genome shotgun sequence sequence TAATTGTTTAAACTTTATCACTACGATTATTTGCAAAACAGAAATGATCATACAATCTAAGTCTTAATAATAgttgagattttttttgtttgcaatAGTTTGCAAATTCTTTATAACTATATGTTTATGattcaacaaaataaattaaaatgaggACGACTATAAGTATGCGGACTTTTACTTTCTGATGTGGGATAACACTTTCTGCTGATGATGACGAAGATCAATAAATGCTTGGAAATTAACTAGCAAGGGATATAAATTCCTAAATTTTTTGTTCATGGGGTTGGTCGATTCAATTATAAGAGAATCGCCTAATATACATAGCTCATAATCACAATTAAAAAGGACAGAGATGATATAAATATATAGAaggattaaaaattaaaatttgagaaaaaaaaaaaaagagatggaaATTAGTGACGAGATAAACCTATACTGCAGTACtagtagcagcagcagcagcaacggTTTTACTTGAACTGCCACCATCaacaccgccaccgccaccgccatcACCATCAACACCGCCACCTTGAGTGGACGCTACCGACACATTCCCGACAACCGCAGTGGCAGTGACCGTCGGCCGTTTTCGTTTCCTTTTCTCGTAGGGAATTCCTCTTGCCTTAGCCTGTCCCTCCCTCACCTCCCTCAAATAAATCCTCACCGCTCGAGCGCCGAAGGGGTTTGACTCTGGCCGTCCCCCGTTCTCCTCGTACGCCGCCCTCAGCCGTCCGATGAGCGCGTCGAGGCTGCCCCACGCCTGCTTGAGCGGGCAGGCGCACGGGGCGGGAGGGTTCTGGTGTCCGAAGTAGGGGCAGCCGGCGGCGTGGACTTTAGTCTTCCCAAACTGGTCGAGGTACTTAAGGAACTCGATGACGTGGGCCCCACTGCAGCGGGCCAACGTGAGCGGAGGCTTGTGGTTCTTGAGGTACTGCAGGAAGGTGTTCCAGTCCCGCCGCTTCTGCGATTCGTAGCGGCTCGGCGGAGCCGGAGATGCTGACGAGGGCTCGGCAGCTACAGGAGTAGCCGCCGGGGCTGCGGACCTTGACGAAGACGACGGACCCTCGCCGCTGCTGGCGTTCGGGTCGGGCGGTCCGCCTCCACCTGATGCAGAATCCATGGGTAATAAAAGTACTCTCTCTTTGTCTAATTGTTTTGGCTCTTCTGCTAAGTATTTTACAACCGGGTATTTTATGTATAGACaggtttttttggtttttacttcttcctctctctctcactagtTTCTAAGCTGAGGCTTTGAATTTTGGGTTGTTTCTGTCCTTGTCTCTCTACCTTCCTCCATGTGAGGGTTGAATATTTGGGGTGATCAGGTTCAGAGAGTGGAGGTGTTAGTATACTGTGAATCTCTTTTCACGGgaatttgttggtt is a genomic window containing:
- the LOC137715349 gene encoding protein LIGHT-DEPENDENT SHORT HYPOCOTYLS 5-like — its product is MDSASGGGGPPDPNASSGEGPSSSSRSAAPAATPVAAEPSSASPAPPSRYESQKRRDWNTFLQYLKNHKPPLTLARCSGAHVIEFLKYLDQFGKTKVHAAGCPYFGHQNPPAPCACPLKQAWGSLDALIGRLRAAYEENGGRPESNPFGARAVRIYLREVREGQAKARGIPYEKRKRKRPTVTATAVVGNVSVASTQGGGVDGDGGGGGGVDGGSSSKTVAAAAATSTAV